The Leptolyngbyaceae cyanobacterium genome has a window encoding:
- a CDS encoding cyclic nucleotide-binding domain-containing protein, with protein MNSSIFKLGDLSVSDIEWLKATATSKTIAKGELLICQAQSSKELSILIEGELAIFVSASGREERKDEREISTLQSGAIIGVISFIDRLPSWSNVKAIEESTLWILSDEKLTAKLKQDEGFAARFYQTIAAQISSKLRRISSLLVQKQTLNEPPLRKVLFVFGILNDSDIDWMTDNGKRVNSPPNTTLIKQGETVEYLYILLDGTLAVSITVSEGDATISKEVTKLASGEMVGEMSFVETGKASANVKSFEESLLLAIPQQQLAAKLKEDMQFASRFYQAIAVVLVDRLRDGLARRGYGYISNLSQLDEDIEYEGELDLNILNQTALAGTRFQWMLRRVISSY; from the coding sequence ATGAACTCATCAATTTTTAAACTCGGTGACTTAAGCGTAAGCGATATCGAATGGCTCAAGGCTACAGCAACTAGCAAAACCATAGCTAAGGGTGAATTGCTGATTTGTCAAGCACAAAGCAGCAAAGAATTGTCTATTTTAATAGAAGGAGAATTAGCAATATTCGTGTCTGCTTCAGGGCGAGAAGAGCGGAAAGATGAGCGAGAAATTTCTACCCTCCAGAGTGGCGCAATAATAGGAGTAATATCCTTTATCGATCGTCTACCCTCTTGGTCAAATGTGAAAGCAATTGAAGAGTCTACTCTCTGGATTTTATCGGATGAAAAACTTACCGCTAAATTAAAACAAGATGAAGGTTTTGCGGCTCGTTTTTATCAAACGATCGCTGCCCAAATTTCTAGCAAGTTACGTCGCATATCAAGTTTGTTAGTACAGAAACAAACGCTGAACGAACCACCGTTAAGAAAAGTTTTATTCGTGTTTGGCATTTTAAACGATAGCGATATCGATTGGATGACTGACAATGGAAAGCGCGTCAACTCTCCCCCCAATACCACTCTAATTAAACAAGGGGAAACTGTGGAATACCTGTATATTCTCCTCGATGGAACCTTAGCAGTTTCTATTACAGTTAGTGAAGGTGATGCCACAATAAGTAAAGAAGTTACTAAATTAGCTAGTGGCGAAATGGTAGGAGAAATGTCTTTTGTCGAGACTGGAAAAGCATCTGCTAATGTTAAGTCGTTTGAGGAATCGCTTTTGTTAGCGATTCCTCAGCAACAATTAGCCGCCAAGCTAAAAGAAGATATGCAGTTTGCCTCTCGGTTTTATCAAGCGATCGCAGTAGTTTTGGTCGATCGATTGCGGGATGGCTTAGCTAGACGCGGTTATGGTTATATTTCCAATCTTTCCCAACTGGATGAAGATATTGAATATGAAGGTGAATTAGACCTGAATATTTTAAATCAAACAGCGCTAGCAGGAACCCGCTTTCAGTGGATGCTAAGGCGTGTTATCAGTAGTTATTAA
- a CDS encoding NHLP family bacteriocin export ABC transporter peptidase/permease/ATPase subunit, translating to MTGKNLNSKIPNRKSKIVKTPTLLQMEAVECGAAALGIILAYYGRIVPLAELRQECGVSRDGSNASNLLKAARCYGMQAKGFKKGLEALIEVPVPYIVFWNFNHFLVVEGFDRDRVYLNDPATGRRRISTEEFSQAYTGIALVIEPGPEFQKGGKKRNIIISLNNRLKNSYSAVFFCIFAGLLLTVPRLAVPAFSQVFTDEILVQGREDWLRPLLLGMVFTAIIQSLLARLRLIYLRRLTIKLSAMMTGQFIWHILRLPVGFYAQRFAGEIANRTALNDKVIGVINSISTTVIDTIMLVFYAILMIMYDWVLTVMTVSFAAINIATLQVIRQIRVDANFKISQQTSKLSGATIDGLQSIETIKASGLEPDLFAKFAGYQTKALNAQQELALQSQILTLLPTILTALASTTLMVIGGWRVIDGTLTIGMLVAYQSLVNSFLAPVNNLVNFGSTLQLLEADLERLDDILENPVDPEVAGERGKTSEILNENFSPLSYPAISPSPKLQGYVELRNVTFGYSPLESPLIDNFNLTLKPGQRIALVGSSGSGKSSIAKLIVGLYKPWQGEITFDGVSRDRIPRLVLANSLAMVEQDIFLFQGTVRENLTLWNPILTQENLVRACQDAAIHDLIMSLPGGYNAEIAEAGANFSGGERQRLEIARALAIDPSILILDEATSSLDAETELIIDRNLRRRGCACIIVAHRLSTIRDCDEIIVLEKGKVIQRGTHETLRQQGGIYAASIGS from the coding sequence ATGACCGGAAAAAATTTAAATTCTAAAATCCCAAATCGAAAATCTAAAATTGTCAAAACTCCTACATTGTTACAAATGGAAGCAGTAGAATGTGGTGCGGCTGCGTTGGGAATTATACTCGCTTACTACGGTCGCATCGTACCTTTGGCAGAACTGCGGCAAGAATGCGGTGTATCTCGCGATGGCAGTAATGCGTCCAATCTGTTAAAAGCAGCGCGATGCTATGGAATGCAAGCAAAAGGATTTAAAAAAGGTTTAGAAGCTTTAATAGAAGTACCTGTTCCCTACATTGTATTTTGGAACTTCAACCATTTTTTGGTGGTAGAGGGATTCGATCGCGATCGCGTATATTTAAACGACCCAGCTACCGGGCGTCGCCGCATATCAACAGAAGAATTTTCCCAAGCTTATACTGGCATTGCCCTCGTCATCGAACCCGGCCCAGAATTTCAAAAAGGGGGAAAAAAACGCAATATAATTATCAGTTTAAATAATCGTCTCAAAAACTCTTACAGTGCCGTATTTTTTTGCATTTTTGCCGGATTGTTGCTGACTGTTCCTCGTCTAGCTGTACCGGCATTCAGCCAAGTTTTTACCGATGAAATTCTCGTGCAAGGTCGTGAGGATTGGTTGCGCCCTTTATTATTGGGAATGGTATTTACCGCGATCATTCAAAGTTTATTAGCCCGATTGCGATTAATTTATTTACGGCGGCTGACAATTAAGCTGTCAGCAATGATGACCGGGCAATTTATTTGGCACATTTTGCGTTTACCAGTCGGATTTTACGCTCAACGCTTTGCCGGAGAAATTGCCAATCGTACCGCATTAAATGACAAAGTAATCGGAGTAATTAATAGTATATCTACAACAGTTATCGATACGATAATGTTGGTATTTTATGCAATATTAATGATAATGTATGACTGGGTGTTAACCGTAATGACGGTCAGTTTTGCGGCGATTAATATCGCTACTTTGCAAGTAATTCGGCAAATTAGAGTTGATGCTAATTTTAAAATTAGTCAGCAAACTAGTAAACTTTCTGGCGCAACCATTGACGGACTTCAATCAATTGAAACTATCAAAGCTTCTGGGTTAGAACCAGATTTATTCGCTAAGTTTGCCGGATACCAAACTAAAGCTCTCAATGCCCAACAAGAATTAGCTTTGCAAAGTCAAATTTTAACTTTACTGCCAACTATTTTGACGGCGCTAGCCAGCACTACACTGATGGTAATCGGCGGCTGGCGGGTAATTGACGGTACTTTAACAATTGGAATGTTAGTGGCTTATCAAAGTTTAGTTAACAGTTTTTTAGCTCCAGTAAATAATCTAGTGAATTTCGGTAGTACCTTGCAATTATTAGAAGCTGATTTAGAACGCCTTGATGATATTTTAGAAAATCCCGTCGATCCGGAAGTAGCAGGTGAAAGGGGGAAAACCAGCGAGATTTTAAACGAAAATTTCTCCCCATTATCTTATCCTGCCATTTCCCCTTCTCCCAAGTTACAGGGTTATGTTGAATTGCGTAATGTTACTTTTGGTTATAGTCCTTTAGAATCGCCTTTAATTGATAACTTTAATTTAACTTTAAAGCCTGGACAACGCATCGCATTAGTGGGCAGTAGTGGTTCGGGAAAATCGAGCATTGCCAAGCTAATAGTCGGGTTGTACAAGCCTTGGCAAGGAGAGATTACTTTTGATGGAGTATCTCGCGATCGCATTCCCCGTTTGGTATTAGCAAATAGCTTGGCTATGGTGGAGCAAGATATATTTTTATTTCAGGGAACCGTGCGAGAAAATCTTACTTTATGGAATCCTATCCTGACTCAAGAAAATTTAGTTAGAGCTTGTCAGGATGCTGCCATTCATGACTTAATTATGTCTTTACCGGGCGGCTACAATGCAGAAATTGCCGAAGCGGGAGCAAATTTTAGTGGAGGAGAACGCCAGCGTTTAGAAATTGCCAGAGCATTAGCGATCGATCCCTCTATTTTGATTTTGGATGAAGCTACCAGTTCGTTGGATGCGGAAACTGAGTTGATTATCGATCGCAATTTGCGACGACGAGGCTGTGCTTGTATCATCGTCGCCCATCGCCTCAGTACAATTAGGGATTGCGATGAAATTATCGTACTAGAAAAAGGCAAAGTAATACAGAGAGGAACTCACGAAACATTACGGCAGCAGGGAGGAATTTACGCGGCTTCGATTGGTAGCTAA
- a CDS encoding NHLP bacteriocin system secretion protein, translated as MPEQKRSIFRQKSLDRLSSPERLDEIMEVIGPKDWLPLVGLGGLVLVGLIWSIFGRIPLTVSGQGVLLRSRQVVEIQSPISGQLKKLNVKVGDCVKKDNDDNINNPEEVLAIIDPIELKQKYQLELAKLAELKNQDRDTTTIAQQRTQLEQAELQQQKISLEQRLKDTQSLIPLLKEESSISIQKQRESLLTRLQDLQTLTPLLRQKRNSAIQQQRASLQQRLKDAQARAPVLQERLKRRQELLKAGAIASDQVLEADQQYTDSLQRISEVETQLKQLDLDEAQAEQTYLDNLSKISELQVQLKQLDVQQTEAEQKYLENVNRISEIQSQLKELNTKQKTSEQQNLESANTRKNQILAVEQEIKRLDRQIIINSTIKSQLTGCILELTVTDGQVVNPGTRIGSIQVQELNQPLLALTYFPVKDGKQIKPGMSMQITPSTVKRERFGGIVGTVVSVSPFPVTKQGAASTIGNPELVESLMSQSKDSQIEVWAQLRENPANFNGYEWSSSKGPSDLSISAGTTTIVQVTVEQRAPIEFVLPFLREWSGIN; from the coding sequence ATGCCCGAACAAAAAAGAAGTATTTTTAGGCAAAAATCTTTAGATCGCTTATCTTCTCCGGAACGCTTAGATGAGATAATGGAAGTAATCGGTCCTAAAGATTGGTTACCTTTAGTTGGATTGGGAGGATTAGTTTTAGTTGGTTTAATTTGGAGCATTTTTGGTAGAATTCCCCTAACTGTCAGCGGTCAAGGAGTTTTACTGCGATCGCGCCAAGTGGTAGAAATTCAATCTCCTATTTCGGGACAATTGAAAAAGCTCAACGTCAAAGTAGGAGATTGCGTTAAAAAAGATAACGACGACAATATAAATAACCCAGAAGAAGTACTGGCAATCATCGATCCGATCGAGCTAAAGCAAAAATACCAATTAGAACTTGCTAAATTAGCCGAACTAAAAAATCAGGATCGCGACACTACGACGATCGCGCAACAACGTACCCAACTAGAACAAGCCGAACTGCAACAACAAAAAATTAGTTTAGAACAACGTCTCAAAGATACTCAAAGTTTAATCCCTTTGCTCAAAGAAGAAAGTAGCATTTCTATTCAAAAACAGCGAGAAAGTTTACTGACACGCTTGCAGGATTTGCAAACTTTAACACCTTTACTGAGGCAAAAAAGAAATAGCGCGATCCAACAGCAAAGAGCTAGTCTGCAACAACGCTTAAAAGACGCCCAAGCCAGAGCGCCCGTTTTGCAAGAAAGACTAAAAAGGCGTCAGGAACTCTTAAAAGCTGGAGCAATTGCTTCAGATCAGGTGCTAGAAGCAGACCAGCAATATACGGATAGCTTACAGCGCATTTCTGAAGTTGAAACTCAGCTAAAACAACTAGATTTGGATGAAGCACAAGCGGAACAAACCTATCTAGATAACCTGAGCAAAATCAGCGAACTGCAAGTTCAACTCAAGCAATTAGACGTTCAACAAACTGAAGCAGAACAAAAATATTTAGAAAATGTTAATAGAATTTCGGAAATTCAAAGCCAGTTAAAAGAATTGAATACTAAGCAAAAAACTTCCGAGCAACAAAACTTGGAATCCGCTAATACGAGGAAAAATCAAATACTTGCTGTTGAGCAAGAAATTAAAAGATTAGATCGGCAAATAATTATTAACAGCACTATTAAAAGTCAGTTGACAGGATGTATTTTAGAACTGACCGTTACTGATGGTCAAGTGGTGAATCCCGGTACTCGGATCGGTTCGATTCAAGTGCAAGAATTAAATCAGCCTTTATTAGCGCTTACCTATTTTCCCGTCAAAGATGGGAAACAAATTAAACCGGGAATGTCGATGCAAATTACCCCTAGCACCGTTAAACGAGAAAGATTTGGTGGCATTGTCGGTACAGTGGTTTCCGTTTCGCCGTTTCCGGTTACCAAACAGGGTGCTGCTAGTACGATCGGCAATCCAGAATTAGTGGAAAGTTTGATGTCTCAATCGAAAGACTCTCAAATTGAAGTATGGGCGCAGTTAAGAGAAAATCCTGCGAATTTCAACGGTTATGAGTGGTCTTCTTCTAAAGGGCCATCAGATTTGTCAATATCTGCCGGCACTACTACGATCGTCCAAGTTACAGTCGAACAACGAGCGCCGATCGAATTTGTTTTACCCTTTTTACGAGAATGGAGCGGGATTAATTAA
- a CDS encoding NHLP bacteriocin export ABC transporter permease/ATPase subunit codes for MFKPSLANASHKITGNQPLLLDDDRKMWAIQSGTLAIFATRVEGGEPIGDRRYLFSVGAGEALFGAKLWNEKKEITPIPDSRFSIPQYGMLAVAIEETELLEINVFDVAARIVAADKEVIYLLEKWINHLSQIIVATAIYEAPANLLASDLNKEILSPAQTLQAPAKGVIWVRILDGQAAWMGEKRLILDASSPRFPLAALSWIEALETVKFTVKNTFNDCEELLEGLQLFHSYFYDYLQKSYQEKIQSEFTQFQQLQQLNAQVTDSALQSLASTFNRKQADFQEGTSSSLLMAAGAVAKELGITIQPPLKSESEGRRDPVEEIALTSGIRTRRVILAGKWWETEHGPLLAFTQDNHPVALLVDRNKGYRYVLFDPELRTRTPIDDAIANTIAPEAYMFYRPLPSVVNKAFEIFQFGVKGYQIDIAKITIVGIIGTLLGMATPQAMAILINHAIPNGDRILLLQIALGLLALAFGQTTLNFSQGLISLRVSNGINHTLQTAIWDRLLRLSPSLIRQFTIGDLLVRIMAINQIYSLVSGATQRTLLNGLFSLLNLGLMFIYSFPLTLVALAITFLAVILTVISSLILLRQERKQEQLAGEIQGLVLQLINGIPKLRVAVAEERAFAAWAKKYSQQNQLNWQIIGISDIVSVFNELLSLASTILIYWFGFASIQSAATGQAGLNLGTFLAFNAAFGTFFGGVTSLSNTLMRIIQIAPLWERAQPILQGKLESDSQQTDPGTLRGKVALDNVVFRYREDGPITVDRVSIHAEPGEFIAIVGPSGSGKSTVFRLLLGFETPIQGKIYYDDRDLAGLNLQAIRRQMGVVLQNGRLMQGSIFDNITGGALVSMDEVWEASRMAGLAKDIEQMPMGMHTVVSEGGSNLSGGQRQRLLIARSLVLKPKILLMDEATSFLDNRTQAIVTENLQKLNATRIVIAHRLSTIRYADRIYVMEAGKVVQVGSFEELIKQPGLFARLVARQIH; via the coding sequence TTGTTTAAACCGAGTTTAGCGAACGCCAGCCATAAAATAACCGGAAATCAACCGCTCCTACTTGATGACGATCGCAAGATGTGGGCGATTCAATCTGGTACGCTAGCAATATTTGCTACCAGAGTAGAAGGAGGAGAACCGATAGGCGATCGCCGTTATTTATTTAGTGTTGGTGCGGGTGAAGCCTTGTTTGGTGCAAAATTATGGAACGAGAAAAAAGAAATTACACCCATTCCCGATTCCCGATTTTCGATTCCCCAGTATGGTATGCTGGCCGTAGCAATTGAAGAAACGGAACTGTTAGAAATCAATGTTTTTGATGTTGCAGCAAGGATAGTAGCCGCCGATAAAGAAGTGATTTATTTATTAGAAAAATGGATAAATCATTTAAGTCAAATAATTGTAGCAACTGCCATTTATGAAGCGCCAGCCAACTTACTAGCATCAGATTTAAACAAGGAAATTTTATCCCCAGCACAAACATTACAAGCACCTGCTAAAGGAGTAATCTGGGTAAGAATTTTAGACGGGCAAGCGGCTTGGATGGGCGAAAAAAGGTTAATTTTAGATGCCAGTTCTCCCCGGTTTCCTTTAGCTGCTTTAAGCTGGATAGAGGCACTTGAAACAGTAAAATTCACCGTAAAAAATACTTTCAATGATTGTGAAGAATTGTTGGAAGGATTGCAATTATTTCACAGTTATTTTTATGATTATTTACAGAAAAGCTATCAAGAAAAAATCCAGTCAGAATTTACGCAATTTCAGCAATTGCAGCAGCTAAACGCGCAGGTAACAGACAGTGCCTTGCAATCTTTAGCTTCTACTTTTAACCGAAAGCAGGCGGACTTCCAGGAGGGAACGTCCTCTTCCTTGTTAATGGCGGCTGGTGCAGTAGCAAAAGAACTGGGAATTACCATTCAGCCGCCCTTAAAATCTGAAAGTGAGGGAAGAAGAGATCCGGTAGAAGAGATTGCCTTAACATCGGGGATTCGCACTAGGCGGGTGATTTTGGCGGGAAAATGGTGGGAAACAGAACATGGGCCTTTGTTAGCTTTTACTCAAGATAACCACCCGGTGGCTTTGTTAGTCGATCGCAATAAAGGCTATCGTTACGTACTATTTGACCCCGAATTGCGGACTCGGACGCCGATCGATGATGCGATCGCAAATACGATCGCGCCAGAAGCTTATATGTTTTATCGCCCATTACCATCGGTGGTAAACAAAGCTTTTGAAATATTCCAATTTGGGGTTAAAGGCTATCAAATAGATATTGCCAAAATCACGATCGTGGGAATTATCGGCACCTTGTTAGGGATGGCAACTCCCCAAGCAATGGCAATTTTAATTAATCATGCAATTCCCAATGGCGATCGCATACTTTTATTACAAATTGCTTTGGGATTATTAGCACTAGCTTTTGGCCAAACTACCTTAAATTTTTCCCAAGGATTAATCTCTTTGCGAGTTTCCAATGGCATCAATCACACCTTACAAACAGCCATTTGGGATCGATTGCTCAGATTAAGTCCGTCTTTAATTCGTCAATTTACCATCGGCGATTTACTAGTGCGGATTATGGCAATCAATCAAATCTATAGCTTAGTTAGCGGGGCAACTCAACGCACTTTGTTAAACGGCTTATTTTCTCTCCTCAATTTAGGACTCATGTTTATTTATAGCTTTCCACTGACTTTAGTGGCATTAGCTATTACTTTTTTAGCCGTAATTTTAACCGTTATTTCTAGTTTAATTTTATTAAGGCAAGAACGAAAACAAGAACAACTAGCCGGGGAAATCCAGGGATTAGTCTTACAACTAATTAATGGCATACCGAAATTGCGAGTAGCAGTCGCAGAAGAAAGAGCATTTGCAGCTTGGGCGAAAAAATACAGCCAACAAAATCAACTCAACTGGCAAATTATCGGCATTAGCGATATTGTTTCCGTATTTAACGAGTTATTATCCTTAGCTAGTACAATTTTGATTTATTGGTTTGGATTTGCATCTATTCAAAGTGCTGCTACCGGACAAGCCGGCTTGAATTTGGGGACATTTTTAGCTTTTAATGCGGCTTTCGGTACTTTTTTTGGTGGCGTAACTTCCCTTAGCAATACCTTAATGAGGATTATTCAAATTGCCCCTTTGTGGGAACGGGCGCAACCAATTTTACAGGGAAAATTAGAATCAGATTCTCAACAAACAGACCCGGGGACGCTTCGGGGTAAGGTAGCTTTGGATAATGTAGTTTTCCGATATCGCGAAGATGGACCGATAACTGTCGATCGCGTTAGCATTCATGCAGAACCGGGCGAATTTATCGCGATCGTTGGCCCTTCCGGGAGTGGCAAATCAACCGTTTTTCGCTTGTTATTGGGATTTGAAACTCCCATACAGGGAAAGATTTACTACGACGATCGCGATTTAGCCGGATTAAATTTACAAGCAATTCGCCGGCAAATGGGAGTAGTACTGCAAAACGGTCGCCTGATGCAAGGTTCCATTTTCGATAACATCACTGGCGGCGCATTAGTGTCGATGGACGAAGTTTGGGAAGCATCCCGAATGGCAGGTTTAGCGAAAGATATCGAACAAATGCCAATGGGAATGCACACCGTAGTAAGTGAAGGTGGCAGCAACTTATCTGGCGGTCAACGACAGCGACTTTTAATTGCGCGATCGCTAGTTTTGAAACCAAAAATTCTGCTCATGGATGAAGCAACCAGTTTTCTCGACAACCGCACTCAAGCGATCGTCACGGAAAATTTACAAAAACTCAACGCTACCAGAATCGTCATTGCCCACCGTCTCAGTACCATCCGTTATGCCGATCGAATTTACGTCATGGAAGCAGGTAAAGTAGTGCAAGTCGGTTCTTTTGAAGAACTAATTAAACAACCAGGATTATTTGCCCGATTGGTAGCCAGACAGATACATTAG
- a CDS encoding DUF928 domain-containing protein has protein sequence MSKIIFHKIIVTICLGFLLTIFSDSLTKQAIADNADESARQGLPGRRVGGGTRGGQLEILPLTALVPENTQITTIAEIPTLFFYVPKTQSSQKVEFILSDENEKEIYKINFTTNGNAGVIGVKVSANGQEKPLELGKNYSWFFSIVSNPNEPSSTVFVNGSIKRIQPSQDLVTELKDKSPLEQVELYVNKSYWSDALYTLAGLRKSNPNDRSVESKWREVLQSLKLDNMIQQPLVDYQVLAKQTDLEDMEVQ, from the coding sequence ATGTCTAAGATAATATTTCACAAAATAATTGTCACAATTTGTTTAGGATTCTTACTTACCATATTTTCAGACAGTTTGACCAAACAAGCAATAGCAGATAATGCTGATGAATCTGCTAGACAAGGTTTACCAGGCCGACGGGTGGGCGGCGGCACTAGGGGTGGACAGTTAGAGATACTACCTTTAACTGCATTGGTTCCAGAAAATACCCAGATTACAACTATTGCAGAAATTCCTACTTTATTTTTCTACGTACCGAAAACTCAAAGTTCGCAGAAAGTAGAATTCATATTGAGCGATGAAAACGAGAAGGAAATTTATAAAATAAACTTTACTACTAACGGTAACGCTGGGGTAATCGGTGTCAAAGTTTCCGCGAACGGTCAAGAAAAACCTTTAGAATTGGGCAAGAATTACAGTTGGTTTTTTTCAATTGTTAGCAATCCTAACGAACCTTCTAGTACTGTTTTTGTAAATGGTTCGATTAAAAGAATTCAGCCCAGTCAAGATTTAGTCACCGAACTAAAAGATAAATCTCCTTTAGAACAGGTAGAGCTTTACGTAAATAAAAGTTATTGGAGCGATGCACTTTATACTTTAGCGGGGTTACGTAAATCTAATCCCAACGATCGCTCTGTTGAAAGTAAATGGAGAGAGGTTTTACAGTCTCTTAAATTGGATAATATGATTCAACAACCGCTAGTTGATTATCAAGTTTTAGCGAAGCAAACCGATCTAGAAGACATGGAAGTTCAATAG